In Leishmania donovani BPK282A1 complete genome, chromosome 22, one genomic interval encodes:
- a CDS encoding GMP synthase, putative, with product MSHQGAPQGEYVAILDAGSQYGKVIDRKVRELHVETSILPLDTPAEKLRIDANLKGIIISGGPSSVNDVTSLAYDRAIFSMGKPVLGICYGMQMLTELYGGEVCRGKVREDGQDSIQVDTSSPIFAGLESTEVVLLTHGDSITAVGAELKVIARSSADIIAAVQHWSRPLFGVQFHPEVELTVSGKTIFKNFLQLCRCDFSFTMEDREAVALRLIRERTSDGQKVLCLASGGVDSTVCAVLLLKALGPERVVCIHIDHGFMRLNESVQVVEALNAAGVCVHLVQAQEDFAQASTEMTAKGSRAAYTTNKLREVTDPEEKRNIIGNTFMTVCDRVIKELQLDVENLLLAQGTLRPDLIESGSKYASVNADSIKTHHNDTAVVRLLRDAGRIIEPLCDYHKDEVRELGARLGIPRHLVERQPFPGPGLAIRTLCTDGTPFRDGNFEDTQATVKRVCMGADASFAEVATLAQKATLSACILPVRTVGVQGDGRTYAYAAALSMQTFPTAEQWSTLMQLAKEIPKTAHAVNRVVFMFGPPQSESPSTVTPTYLTADVLEKLRVADDKVNSILMKHQLVRSLSQVPIILVPVGFDKAGGYSVVVRTFLTNDFMTGIPATPGSAFMPLAVLEEIVSEVQKLEFVGRFMYDLTAKPPGTTEWE from the coding sequence ATGTCTCATCAAGGCGCTCCACAGGGCGAGTACGTCGCCATTCTCGATGCGGGCTCACAGTACGGCAAGGTCATTGACCGAAAGGTGCGTGAGCTCCATGTGGAGACGAGCATCTTGCCTCTCGATACCCCAGCTGAGAAGCTGCGTATCGATGCTAACCTGAAGGGCATCATCATTAGCGGTGGCCCCAGTTCGGTGAACGACGTCACGTCGCTGGCATATGACCGGGCGATCTTTTCCATGGGCAAGCCGGTGCTCGGCATCTGCTACGGTATGCAGATGCTGACGGAGTTGTATGGCGGCGAGGTTTGTCGCGGCAAGGTGCGCGAGGACGGTCAGGACAGCATTCAGGTGGACACGTCGTCGCCAATCTTTGCCGGGCTGGAGTCAACCGAGGTGGTGCTTCTCACTCACGGCGACTCCATCACAGCCGTTGGTGCCGAGCTGAAGGTGATTGCACGCAGCTCCGCTGACATCATCGCCGCGGTTCAGCACTGGTCCCGGCCGCTGTTTGGCGTTCAGTTCCATCCCGAGGTGGAACTCACGGTGTCGGGCAAGACGATCTTCAAGAACTtcctgcagctgtgcaggTGTGACTTCTCCTTTACAATGGAGGACcgagaggcggtggcgctgcggcttaTTCGCGAGCGCACCAGTGATGGCCAGAAGGTGCTCTGCCTGGCCTCTGGTGGTGTCGACAGCACTGTCTGTGCCGTGCTGCTCCTAAAGGCCCTGGGCCCTGAGCGAGTTGTGTGCATCCACATCGACCACGGCTTCATGCGGCTGAACGAGAGCGTGCAAGTAGTGGAGGCGCTGAATGCCGCgggggtgtgcgtgcatctCGTCCAGGCGCAAGAAGACTTTGCACAGGCCTCGACAGAGATGACGGCGAAGGGGAGTCGCGCGGCGTACACAACCAACAAGCTACGTGAAGTCACAGACccggaggagaagcgcaacATCATTGGTAACACGTTCATGACCGTGTGCGACCGAGTCATCAAGGAGCTACAGCTGGACGTAGAAAACCTGCTGCTCGCACAGGGCACCCTTCGCCCAGATCTCATCGAGTCTGGCTCCAAGTACGCCAGCGTCAACGCAGATTCCATCAAGACGCACCACAACGACACCGCGgtcgtgcggctgctgcgcgacgccggCCGCATCATCGAGCCTCTCTGTGACTATCACAAGGATGAGGTACGCGAGCTTGGGGCACGCCTAGGCATTCCACGCCACCTCGTAGAGCGTCAGCCCTTCCCGGGGCCTGGACTTGCCATCCGCACTCTGTGCACCGACGGCACCCCGTTTCGCGACGGCAACTTTGAGGACACGCAAGCCACCGTgaagcgtgtgtgcatgggaGCCGACGCATCCTTCGCCGAGGTCGCCACCCTCGCGCAGAAAGCCACACTGTCCGCCTGCATCCTGCCGGTGCGCACCGTTGGGGTGCAGGGTGACGGGCGCACCTACGCCTACGCGGCCGCCCTCTCCATGCAGACGTTTCCCACGGCCGAGCAGTGGTCCACGCTGATGCAGCTGGCAAAGGAGATTCCCAAGACGGCGCACGCTGTCAACCGCGTGGTTTTCATGTTCGGTCCTCCGCAGTCTGAATCGCCGAGCACCGTCACGCCGACATATCTGACGGCCGACGTGCTCGAGAAACTTCGCGTTGCCGATGACAAGGTGAACAGCATTCTCATGAAGCACCAACTCGTGCGCTCACTGAGCCAAGTGCCCATCATTCTCGTTCCCGTCGGCTTCGACAAGGCCGGCGGCTACAGCGTGGTGGTGCGCACATTTCTGACGAACGACTTCATGACGGGTATCCCCGCCACTCCGGGCTCGGCCTTTatgccgctggcggtgctggaggaaATAGTCAGCGAGGTACAGAAGCTCGAGTTTGTCGGCCGGTTTATGTATGATCTCACCGCCAAGCCTCCCGGCACCACTGAATGGGAGTAG